A genome region from Triticum aestivum cultivar Chinese Spring chromosome 2B, IWGSC CS RefSeq v2.1, whole genome shotgun sequence includes the following:
- the LOC123041143 gene encoding cell wall integrity and stress response component 1: MRFACFGGAAAVADEAVAATTTHRTPRRRWRFFFGSKGEKSPSTGTKRITSPGRRATDYVAYDMIAASAGKSSSVPSSSALSTASSLDSASSSSSSSRSCSRSSSSSSLCLEVVPTPAKKRPDEKRSPAVGVAAVLVCLLMMMFCGRLVATLLTTAVLCFFPRTWPPARARAAESLLLVASSPEHGTASRRQAETIKTKAVMDGFLARNRKK, from the coding sequence ATGAGGTTCGCGTGCTTCGGCGGTGCGGCGGCCGTGGCCGACGAGGCGGTGGCTGCGACGACGACTCACCGGACTCCTCGCCGCCGGTGGCGGTTCTTCTTCGGTAGCAAGGGCGAGAAGTCGCCGTCGACGGGGACCAAGAGGATCACGTCGCCAGGCCGCCGGGCAACGGACTACGTTGCATACGACATGATCGCTGCCAGCGCGGGGAAGTCGTCGTCCGTGCCGTCCTCGTCCGCGCTCAGCACCGCGTCGTCGCtggactcggcctcctcctcgtcctcctcctcccgctcctgctcccggtcctcctcctcctcctcgttgtgcTTGGAAGTGGTGCCAACGCCGGCGAAGAAGCGGCCGGACGAGAAGAGGTCGCCCGCGGTCGGCGTGGCGGCGGTGCTGGTGTGCCTCTTGATGATGATGTTCTGCGGCCGGCTCGTGGCCACGCTGCTTACCACCGCGGTGCTCTGCTTCTTCCCGCGAACATGGCCGCCTGCCAGGGCCAGGGCGGCCGAGAGCCTGCTGCTGGTTGCGTCGTCGCCGGAGCACGGCACGGCGTCGAGGAGACAAGCGGAGACGATCAAGACCAAGGCGGTTATGGATGGGTTCCTTGCGAGGAACCGCAAGAAGTGA